The genomic DNA AGATAATTCAGGAGTAGGAATATATGCTACAGGAGGAATTGTTAATTTAAATTCAGGTTCTGCATTTAATATGGGAACAAACGGAGCAGTGGCAGTATACGGAATAAATTCCGGAGTAACTAATTCAACAAATCTTAATATAGGAAACAGCAACTACGGATATATTCTAAAAGGCGGATCACTGACAAATGCAGCAGGAACAAGTGCATCTATGGGAAGTGACTCTGTGTATATGTACAGTACAGAAGGAACAACGGTAACTAATGACGGAACTTTGATAATGTCAGGAGCAGATAACGTAGGCTTCTATATGGCACAGGATCCGACAAGCGGAGCAGGCGGAGCTATCATGATTAATAATGCTGGAGGTAATATTTCAGGAACTGTAGGGAATAATAATGTCGGAATATATAATTATGGCGGTACAGTGGATAACTACGGTAATGTGGCTGTGGGCGATTCGGATATTGAATTTATAACAGGGACTACAGATGTAGATGTCAAAGCCAGCAAGTATTCAGTTGGGATTTATGGAGAAAATGCAACAATTATAAACCGAGCAGGAGCTAATATATCAGCAGGCTACGGCGGATATGGAATAGTGGCTAAGGGCGGAGCTGCGAGCAACTTTGGAACAGTAACAACTACAGGTGATTATTCTACGGGTATGTATACAGAAAACGGAGTAATAACAAATGAATCAGGCGGAATTATAAATGTTTCAGGTAATAATACAATAGGAATGGCAGGAAAAGGAGCCGGTTCACATATAATAAACAATGGAGTAATTAACATAACAGGTAATGACGCAATAGGTATGTATGGTAATCTTGGAACAGTAATAACGAATACAGGGACAATTAATATAACAGGGCTAAACAGCCAGATATTCGTATCATCAGATCCAAGTGATGCTGCACATACAGTAGGAGCAGGAACAGCTACTATAAACGGAGGAACTGCAGCAAATGTAATAAGCTCAATAGGAAATGTTCATGCCCTTCCTGCACTGATAAATGCTGGAATCATAAAATCAAGCGGTGTACTGGCATTAGATGGTGTACAGGTAATGATAAAACCAGACCCTACAACAAAACAGCCGTCATCAGATCCTAATTATGATTTTGAATTATCTGGAACATCAATAATAGCAGATGAAATACTGACATCAAAGCCGATAGTAATACTTCCCGGATTTGCAGACGGTACAAATGCTAATGTATATAAGCTGGAAGGATTAATAAAGGCATCATCAGGACAGTATGATTTCATAAGCGGATCGTTATTATGGGAAGCAACACCAAAAGCAACAGGAACAGGTTCAGATGTATATATGTCAAGAAAAGCATTTACAGATTTCACAGACGGATTATGGTTTGAAGACTTCGGAACAGCTTTGGAAAATAACTATCTGACAGCAACAGGCGATGGAGTAACAATATATAATAAGACAGGCTATATAACAAATGAAACAGATTTCAGACATATAATGGGAAGTCTTGCAGGAAATGTATATGCTAATATAAACCAAAGAGAAGACGACATAGCCAAAACATTTGAAAATTCATTGCATTTATTACAGGATTCAACAAATAATACAAAAGAAAATGTAAAAATAAGTGTAATAGCAGGAAAAGGTAAAAATAAAGAAGAAACAGACGGTGTAACAGGGTATGACTATACAACAACAGGAGTACTTGCATTAAGAGAAGTGGAAAGAACATATAAACATACATTCGGATATTCATTAGGATATGTTCATACAGGCTTTGAATTCAAAGACGGAAATGAAAGTGAAGAATGGGTAGATACAATCCAGCTTGGAGTACATAATAAGTATAGATCAAATGGATGGAAAGTAGTAAATGACCTGACAGGAAGAGCAAGTATCCATAATGTGGACAGAAATATAGACTGGCCTTCACCGTTAGAAAGATCAGAAATGAACGGAACATATGAAACATACAGTATAACAAGTGACAATATACTAGGGAAAGAATTCGGATTAGGGAAAAAAGCGAGTATAATGCCATATGGAGCATTCAGAGCAATGTATGTGACAAGACCTACATTTAATGAAAGCGGACTGGAAGCCCTTGAGGTGGAAGGAAATGATGCATGGAGTGCTAAGCCTAGAGCCGGGGTAGAGCTGAAAGGAGCAATACCTTTAGGAGCTAAGACAGCATGGCAGCTGAAAGGAACACTTGACCTTGCATACGAATATGAGCTTGCAGACCTTAATGAAAGAGAAAAGGCAAGACTGATAGCCATAGAAGACGGTTATCATAAATTATCGAAGCCGGAAGATGAAAAAGGAACATTCAGAACAAAAGCGGCAATAGGAGTAGAGGTAGAAGACAGATACGGAATATTCCTTACAGGAGAGTACTCAACAGGAAATGATAAGGAAAATGATTACAGAGCAGGAGTAACTTTAAAGGCAGTATTTTAATTAATAAAAGGAGAAAGTAGAGGGTTTCCGGAAAAAACCTGGTATGTTCACACCGGAAACACTCTTTTCTTATCTCTGAAAGGATAAGAATGGATAAAAAGGATGTAATTAAAATAACGTTGGAACTGATAAAAGAGAAGAAGCTGGAAAAGACCTCAATAGGGGAAATAGTGAAAAAACTGGATTCAAGTCCGGGAAATCTGTATTATCATTTCAAAAGTAAAAATGAGATTTATAAAGAAACAGCGGATTATTCTTATACTGAAATAATAAAAAGCCTGAATAATGTAAAATCAGAAAATAACAGGCAGAGTTATTTATTCAGACTGACAAAAACACTGATAAAATTTTTTGAAGAGAGGGAAGATATATTATATTTTCTGATGAGTATAAGAGGCTCATATTTCTTTGATAAAGAATCAGGTCAGCAGAATTTTTTAGCAAAATTTCAAAAAATACTATCTGAGGAAAAACCAAATACTGAACAAGAGAAACAAATATCATTAAAGCTGAATATGTTTTTGGGCTCTGTATATGAAGTGCTGTATGTAAATAAATTAGTAAATAAGAGAAATTTAAATGAAGAAGAAATAAAAGAGATGTGTATGTCATTCTGGGGAAACATAGAAATGGAAAATTATAAAACATGTGAGCAGAATAGTCTGAAAGTAGGATTATCTTAGAGGCTTGATGTTTTATGAATTCTAATAATTATGCAATTATCAAAATGAAAATTTTATTTTCACAGGCTGTATTAAAAGTAAAGTTTCTTTTAACACAGCCTGTTTATTATAAATCCGGATATCACAGGAATTATAAAATCACTGTCAGATCCGGTTAGTTTTTTATTGTTATTAATTAATATTCACAGTTATTTTTTAGAATCAGACTTAGTGGGAATCTATACTGCTTCATATATTCTGACATCAGGGTCTGTAGTCCAAAGGTCTTTTAAACCAACGAAAACATCATTTTGGAACATTTCGCTTTTTAAGTATTCCCCGGCAGCTTCCACACTTGAAAATCCGTGTAAAACCTGAATATCTTCCGTTCTGATTAAAAGATCCTTACTAAGAGCTCCGTTTATTTCTGAGAGAAAGGGCTGTTTGAAAGCTGTATAAACTTTAGCGGCAGCAGCTCTGTTTTCCTCTTTTATATTCATAGTTATTTCAAGAAATGCTTTTACTTGTGTCTGCATTTTGATTCCTCCTAATTATATTTTTTGAGATCGATCTTCTTAAATATACTGTATCAGCAATACTCGAAAAAATAAAGTATTAATAAATTTATTAGTAACTATGTTTTTTAATAGTATGAAATAAAAAATGATCTGAATCAAAACGATTTGGATCATTTTTTGAATTAATATTAAAATTGACTGCATGTCTTGCAGGAAGACAAAATCTTCTCTTTGTCTACCTCTGTATAATTTTTTGACCATTGACAGATATACTGAAGAATAGGTAAAACGGAATCTCCTTTTTCTGTAAGGGAATATTCCACTTTAGGAGGCATTTCATTGTATTGCTTTCTGTTTATCAGCCCGTCGGAAATCATTTCTTTCAGCATAGCAGCAAGAACAGCATCAGTAACATTCGTGAGCTCCCGTCGAAGAGCATTATAGCGGATAATGCCATTAGCAGCAATGACACAGATAATCCGCGATTTCCATTTTCCTCCGAAAACATCCAGACCATATTCAATAGGACACCATATTTCTTTTTCCAGTTTATGTTCATACATAGTTATTCATTCCTTTAAAAATTAAATATTTTTATACCTGCCCCAAGTATAATACAGGAAAATTTAAAATACAAGAAAAAATTCAGCAATTCAAATTTTATTACTGAATAAAAAATAATAATTTATTTACGAAAGTTATCATAAAAATAATAAATATAAATTTGACTAATCGATATATATGGTATATTATTTATCTGTAATAATTAGAAAAAGGAGCAATATTATGACTATATATAAAATAAACAAATTTGATAATAATAACAATAATAATAATTATACAAGGCTTGGTGTATTTTGAGATAAATTATCTTAATAATTACGAGCCATTTTGGATTTTTAACAAATGGCTTGTATCTGAGATCTTCCTGATATAAGTCAGGAAGATTTTTTATTTTTCGTTATTCACTTTATGAATATAAATAATACAGAAAGGAGTGATCAATATGAAAAAAATAGTTTTTTTAATGTTGATTCTTGTGTCATTTTTATCTTTTTCCAATACTGCTGATTTGGTACAGACAAATCTGAATTGGACATGGACGTTAATCGGGGGGATACTGGTATTTTTTATGCAGGCGGGTTTTGCCATGGTAGAAACAGGTTTTACCAGAGCAAAGAATTCCGGAAATATTATAATGAAAAATACAATGGATTTCTGTATAGGAATACTCACATACTGGGCAATCGGATTTGCTTTTATGTTTGGAACAGGCGGAGGTTTCCTGGGATGGGGCAATTTTTTCGGAGGAGGATTGGACGGCTGGAACTGGACATTTTTCATTTTTCAGGGTATGTTCTCTGCAACAGCAGCAACAATAGTTTCTGGAGCAATTGCTGAAAGAGCTAAATTTACGACTTATCTGATTATCACCTTCTTCATTTCAGCCTTTATATATCCTGTATACGGGCATTGGGCATGGGCAGGACTTTACGGACAGAGCACAGGCTGGCTTGAGAATCTGGGTTTTATAGATTTTGCTGGTTCGGCTGTTGTACATTCCATAGGCGGCTGGGTATCTCTGGCAGGAGCTATGATACTGGGACCCAGAATAGGAAGATATACGAATAAGACTGTAAATGCAATTCCGGGACATTCATTAACACTTGGTGCTTTGGGTGTGTTTATACTCTGGTTTGCATGGTATGGTTTTAACTGCGGCAGCACAACAACAGGTACATATGAAATAGGATTAATAGCGGTTAATACTGCACTTGCACCAGCAGCGGCAGCACTTTCGGCACTTGCGTTTTCATATAAATTATATAAAACTTTTGATATAGGTCTGGTATTAAATGGAATATTGGCAGGGCTTGTGGGTGTGACTGCGGGATGTGCAAGCATAGAACCGTGGGCTGCTGTTGTTATAGGTCTTACATCAGGAATAATTGTTATAGCTTCAATAAGACTGCTTGACCGCTTTGAAATTGACGATCCTGTAGGGGCAATATCTGTACACGGAGTATGCGGTGCGTGGGGAACAATATGTGCAGGAATATTTTATGCCGAAAGCTTATTCGATCCTAAAATAATCGGAATACAGGTCTTGGGAGCAGCAGCTGCATTTCAGTTTGCCTTTCTGATGGGATGTTTTATTTTCACAGTTCTAAAACATACGCTGGGAATAAGAGTGTCTATACAGGAAGAGATCAGGGGTCTTGATTTATCGGAACATGAAGCGAGATCTTATCCTGAATTTCAGGAGAGAATATAAAGGAGGCAATTATGAAAATGATTATAGCTATAGTAAAACCTGAAAAATTTTCTGAAGTAAAAAATGCTCTCACTGATTCGGGAATAGAAGGCATGACAGTAACTGAAGTAAAAGGCTTTGGGAAACAGGGAGGACATAAAGAGATTTTTCGCGGAACTGAGTACAAAATTGATCTTTTAAATAAGGTGAAAATAGAAATTTGTGTAGAAGATTCAGAAGCTGAGAATGTAATAAATACAGTACTGAATAGTGCCAAAACCGGTAAAGCCGGAGAAATAGGCGACGGGAAAATATTCGTAATTGACGTAGAAAAGTCAGTTACTATAAGAACGGGAGAAACTAACTAATATATATAAAATTACTTGTAAGGTTAATCTCTGAAAAAAGGCTGGTTTTATAAATGCAGGCAGTAAGAGATAATACTTCTAGCGCGGTATTATCTTAAGCTGCCTATGGATATAATTTTTATACAGCCTTTTTTCTTATAAAAAATAACAGAATTCAGATAAGGTCCTCTCTGATAAAAATCTGTATAGAGCTGCTTTTATTCTGTAAAAATTCTACAAATATTTCAAAATCTTCATTTTTATAAGTAAAAAAAGAACCGTCCTCAAGGTTTTTAATTTCATTGATTACTTCAAAGGAATAGAGCTCTTCCAGCGAAGATGTAATATACAGAATGCTGTTGATATATTTATACAGATCATTCTGGAGTGTTACGGAATTTTTATAAACATGATATTTTTCAAAAAAACTGATAAATTTGCTTTCCGGCTTTATATTTTTTAAATTAGAGGAATAAAGATCATAAAGCAGTGCCTTTCTCAGATGTGCATCAAAATTCTGGATATTTTTCAGGCTGTTAATGTAGGAGACATTATTATTAACATAGCTGAGCCCTCTTTTTTCCAGATAATTAAGTATAAGATTATAAACATTTTCATAGTTAATAATTTTTGATTTTACAGTATCTATAATTTCCTTTGTCTTTTCAAAAATATTTTCACGATATGTACTTTTAAAAGTAAAATTAATTACTGAGCCGGAATGTGCCGGTTTTTCATATTTTACCTCAAGATCGGTATATTTATTTATATTTTTCACTATTTTTTTCAAAATATACTTTTCAAAATCATAAATTCTGTTATAGGAATCTTCCAGTCCGAATAATTCCTTAAGCTCTGTAACAGTGACAGAAAGTGTGTTTGCCGGAAGAATATTATTTAAATGATTATATAAAATAAGAGAAAGGTTTTTTTCCATAAAAATAAATTTTTTAAAATTAAAGTGGGAAAAAATATTTTCTTCTGTAAGAAACAATTTCAGCTCTTCGGCAGTAAAAATATATATTTTTTCTTTCTTTTGAAAATAGGAAGATACAGGTGAAAAGGCTCCGCTGTATATCACAGCGTCTTCTTCCGTAATAGAGTAAAGAACCTTTTTGTCGGTAATTTTGTGAAGAAAGTCCTGCAGTTTTGAATCAGTATCCAGATTCAGCACCTTTATCAGATCTTTAGAGTCAAGACTTATATATGGTGAAGCAAGATCAAAATTAAAAATCAGAAGCTCGAAAAATTCCTTCTCGCTTTTGGAAAAATTCTTATTTAGCTTTATGTTTACAATAAAATTTTTCGATTTTTTTGTTGGGGTAAAATTAAATATATCAATCATTTTTTTTATTCCTTTCAATATCAAAAAACAAAAATTTATTAAAAATAAAAATTTCAAAAGTCAGTGTTTTATATATATTCAGAATTATAACATAAAAAACGAAAAAAAATAATAGGTAATATTCTCATATAAATAATTATTTTATAATTTATATTTATTTTTAAAATAAGTAAAAATGAGAAATTTTATTGTAAAGTGTAAAGTGGATATAAAAAAAATATTGACATAACAAATGCTATTATATATACTAATATAAGATGAATTGATATGCTTTTGAAATATAGATAAGAAAAATTAAAACACTTTTATGTTTAATGTTTATTTAAAATGATTGGATTGGAAAATCAGAAAAAATAAAAATTAAGATAATAAAAATTTGTTGAAAATCAGGGAATTAAAAGTGTTTTATGATAATTTTTAGGAGGAAAATTTATGGAAAAGAAAAAAAATGCTTTATTTGGAAAAATGTTTGCCATATTGCAAAAGATAGGAAGATCACTTATGATTCCTGTGGCAATTCTTCCGGCAGCCGGTCTTCTTCTAGGAATCGGAGCAGGTCTGCAGCAGAGTGAACTTATTGCAAGACTGCCTTTTCTGGGAAATCATTTTATACAATATGGTGCGTTACTGATGACTCAGGCCGGAGATATAGTTTTTGGGAATCTGCCGTTATTATTTGCCATCGGTGTAGCAATCGGTTTTGCTAATAATGGTGATGGTGTAGGAGCACTGGCAGCTGTTTTGGGATTTTTGATCATGAATGTAATAGCAGGAATAGTTTCTAATGCAGGGGCCGTATTATCAGGAGTAGATACGATAAGAACAGCACTTCAGCTTAATACAATACCTAATATGGACTTCAGCAGTATGGACAGTATATATAAAGCCGGCGAGTATATACTGCAGAATAGCTCACAGTTTTCAGATACGCTTGTAGGAGCGGCTACAAGTATCAAGGGTCTTACAGTAGGACAGCTTTACGGTTATACAAGGGTAATGGGAATTCCTACATTACAGACAGGAGTTTTCGGCGGTATAATAGCAGGTCTTCTTGGTGCTGCAATATTTAATAAATATTATAAAATAGAACTTCCTCAGTTTCTGGGATTTTTTGCAGGGAAAAGATTCGTGCCGATAATGACATCAGTGTTTGCAATACTGCTTGGTCTGGTACTTCCTTTTGTATGGCAGCCTATACAGTATCTGCTTACATTATGTTCAGATCTTGCGAATAACGGTAATACAAATGTGTCTACATTTATTTTCGGGATTATTGAAAGAGCGCTGATTCCTTTTGGTCTTCACCATGTATTTTACTCGCCTTTCTGGTATCAGTTCGGGGAATATACTTCCAATGCAGGACAGATAGTGAATGGAGATCAGAGAATATGGTTTGCAATGTATGCTGACGGAGTTAAGAATTTCAGCAGTGCTTCATATTCCGGAGCAGGAAAATTTATGACAGGAAAATTTGTATTTATGATGTTCGGACTTCCGGCGGCGGCTCTGGCAATGTATCATGAAGCCAAAGATAATAAAAAGAAGCTTGTGGCAGGTGTATTATTTTCAGCAGCTCTTACCTCATTTTTAACAGGAATAACAGAACCGATAGAATTTTTATTTCTGTTTATAGCACCGGTATTGTACGGTCTTCACGTTTTACTTGCAGGTTTGTCTTTTATGATTATGAATATGCTTCAGGTAAGAATAGGAATGACATTTTCCGGCGGATTTATAGATTATACATTATTCGGAATATTTCCGGGAATTACCGGAGGATTTCAGACAAGATGGTATTTAGTTCCGGTTGTGGGAGTATTTTATGCAGTAATATATTATTTCTTATTTAGATTTTTCATTAGAAAATTTAATTTGAAAACACCGGGACGTGAGGACGACACAGAAGTTTCACCTGTAGGAACTATATCGAAGTCTAAAAGTGAACAGGCAAAAGCAGTATTGGAAGCACTCGGAGGAAAAGAAAATATAAAAAGTCTGGATGCATGTATTACAAGATTGAGAGTAACAGTAGCAGATACCAAAAAAGTAAATGACGACGAGCTGAAAAAACTAGGTGCAAAAGGTGTACTGAAAGTCGGAGAAGAAGGGGTACAGGCTATATTTGGAACAC from Sebaldella termitidis ATCC 33386 includes the following:
- a CDS encoding TetR/AcrR family transcriptional regulator, translated to MDKKDVIKITLELIKEKKLEKTSIGEIVKKLDSSPGNLYYHFKSKNEIYKETADYSYTEIIKSLNNVKSENNRQSYLFRLTKTLIKFFEEREDILYFLMSIRGSYFFDKESGQQNFLAKFQKILSEEKPNTEQEKQISLKLNMFLGSVYEVLYVNKLVNKRNLNEEEIKEMCMSFWGNIEMENYKTCEQNSLKVGLS
- a CDS encoding winged helix-turn-helix transcriptional regulator, whose protein sequence is MYEHKLEKEIWCPIEYGLDVFGGKWKSRIICVIAANGIIRYNALRRELTNVTDAVLAAMLKEMISDGLINRKQYNEMPPKVEYSLTEKGDSVLPILQYICQWSKNYTEVDKEKILSSCKTCSQF
- a CDS encoding ammonium transporter, producing MKKIVFLMLILVSFLSFSNTADLVQTNLNWTWTLIGGILVFFMQAGFAMVETGFTRAKNSGNIIMKNTMDFCIGILTYWAIGFAFMFGTGGGFLGWGNFFGGGLDGWNWTFFIFQGMFSATAATIVSGAIAERAKFTTYLIITFFISAFIYPVYGHWAWAGLYGQSTGWLENLGFIDFAGSAVVHSIGGWVSLAGAMILGPRIGRYTNKTVNAIPGHSLTLGALGVFILWFAWYGFNCGSTTTGTYEIGLIAVNTALAPAAAALSALAFSYKLYKTFDIGLVLNGILAGLVGVTAGCASIEPWAAVVIGLTSGIIVIASIRLLDRFEIDDPVGAISVHGVCGAWGTICAGIFYAESLFDPKIIGIQVLGAAAAFQFAFLMGCFIFTVLKHTLGIRVSIQEEIRGLDLSEHEARSYPEFQERI
- a CDS encoding P-II family nitrogen regulator, giving the protein MKMIIAIVKPEKFSEVKNALTDSGIEGMTVTEVKGFGKQGGHKEIFRGTEYKIDLLNKVKIEICVEDSEAENVINTVLNSAKTGKAGEIGDGKIFVIDVEKSVTIRTGETN
- a CDS encoding replication initiation protein encodes the protein MIDIFNFTPTKKSKNFIVNIKLNKNFSKSEKEFFELLIFNFDLASPYISLDSKDLIKVLNLDTDSKLQDFLHKITDKKVLYSITEEDAVIYSGAFSPVSSYFQKKEKIYIFTAEELKLFLTEENIFSHFNFKKFIFMEKNLSLILYNHLNNILPANTLSVTVTELKELFGLEDSYNRIYDFEKYILKKIVKNINKYTDLEVKYEKPAHSGSVINFTFKSTYRENIFEKTKEIIDTVKSKIINYENVYNLILNYLEKRGLSYVNNNVSYINSLKNIQNFDAHLRKALLYDLYSSNLKNIKPESKFISFFEKYHVYKNSVTLQNDLYKYINSILYITSSLEELYSFEVINEIKNLEDGSFFTYKNEDFEIFVEFLQNKSSSIQIFIREDLI
- the ptsG gene encoding glucose-specific PTS transporter subunit IIBC, encoding MEKKKNALFGKMFAILQKIGRSLMIPVAILPAAGLLLGIGAGLQQSELIARLPFLGNHFIQYGALLMTQAGDIVFGNLPLLFAIGVAIGFANNGDGVGALAAVLGFLIMNVIAGIVSNAGAVLSGVDTIRTALQLNTIPNMDFSSMDSIYKAGEYILQNSSQFSDTLVGAATSIKGLTVGQLYGYTRVMGIPTLQTGVFGGIIAGLLGAAIFNKYYKIELPQFLGFFAGKRFVPIMTSVFAILLGLVLPFVWQPIQYLLTLCSDLANNGNTNVSTFIFGIIERALIPFGLHHVFYSPFWYQFGEYTSNAGQIVNGDQRIWFAMYADGVKNFSSASYSGAGKFMTGKFVFMMFGLPAAALAMYHEAKDNKKKLVAGVLFSAALTSFLTGITEPIEFLFLFIAPVLYGLHVLLAGLSFMIMNMLQVRIGMTFSGGFIDYTLFGIFPGITGGFQTRWYLVPVVGVFYAVIYYFLFRFFIRKFNLKTPGREDDTEVSPVGTISKSKSEQAKAVLEALGGKENIKSLDACITRLRVTVADTKKVNDDELKKLGAKGVLKVGEEGVQAIFGTHSEILKDEIKTLL